Below is a genomic region from Streptomyces sp. RPA4-2.
CGTCGTCCCGGATCAGGACCTCGTGAAGCAGCTCCTCGACCAGATGGAGCTGAAGTACGTCGTCGACGACGAGGGTGACCTCGCGGCGCCGTGGGAGGAGTTCCGTACGTACTTCATGTTCCGCGGCGAGGGAGACCAGCAGGTCTTCTCGGTGCGGACGTTCTACGACCGGCCGCACCAGATCGACGAGAAGCCGACGCTGCTGGAGTCGATCGACGACTGGAACCGCCGCACGCTGTGGCCGAAGGTCTACACGCACACGCACGACGACGGCACCGTCCGCCTGATCGGCGAGGCGCAGATGCTGATCGGCACCGGCGTCGCCCTCGAACACTTCGTGTCGTCGACGGTCAGCTGGGTGCGGGCCGCCATCGAGTTCGACAAGTGGCTCGTCGAGCAGCTCGGCCTGGAGCAGGAAGTGAACGAGGCGGACAAGCCCGAGGACGACGACGAGTAGTCCTCCCGCTGGTTTTCCGCCAGGTTCTACAGCGGCGTGTGCGCGATGACGACGAGATACGCGCCGTAGGCGAACGAGAGCCCGGCCAGGGCGCCGACCACCAGGACGGCGTGCCAGGGCCGGGCTCTTGCCGTCCGCACCAGCGCCCGTGCCAGCGGCAGCAGCAGCGGGAACGCGGGCAGCAGGAAGCGCGGCTTGCACTCGAAGAACCCGGCGCCGCCGAGCGCGATCAGCAGCAGGACGCCGCTGTGGACGAGCAGCGGCAGCGGGGCCCGGTCCGCGATCAGCAGCGCGTACAGCAGCACGGCCGCCGCCACGATCACCAGCGACATGGGGAACACGAAGCGGTCCCCGCGCAGCAGCAGGTGCCTGGCGAAGCGCAGCGCGCCCACGCCGAAGTCGAAGCGCGAGCCCCACAGCCGCTGC
It encodes:
- a CDS encoding YbjN domain-containing protein, giving the protein MSIDPSSIPNFGGQPEPQPGGPAGPVVPDQDLVKQLLDQMELKYVVDDEGDLAAPWEEFRTYFMFRGEGDQQVFSVRTFYDRPHQIDEKPTLLESIDDWNRRTLWPKVYTHTHDDGTVRLIGEAQMLIGTGVALEHFVSSTVSWVRAAIEFDKWLVEQLGLEQEVNEADKPEDDDE